In one Oryza glaberrima chromosome 2, OglaRS2, whole genome shotgun sequence genomic region, the following are encoded:
- the LOC127763159 gene encoding uncharacterized protein LOC127763159 has protein sequence MEREEDASSTPLPGGADDYIRDSIHDSLGLPVSDRSLRLKLLASEDHRRRLQDHVFALEEDLRAAARRIEQLKAESAMNAAGLRRCIEEKETMVSAYNDLSSHSAKLERECTLYERDLERAMESCDDLAKENDEMRARLNDHTTLSALTTQVEALHKDKENLRINLNKAEEEVKLLFEENKILDEENKKLLALLEKERQHRSERKHSSSASTTKHKRKSSSLKDTSPVGRTIDFNGADSSSRHPLSPLPPNSPDYRAHKK, from the exons ATGGAGCGAGAGGAGGATGCTTCTTCTACCCctctccccggcggcgccgatgaCTACATCCGCGACTCCATCCACGACTCGCTCGGCCTCCCCGTCTCCGACCGCTCCCTCCGCCTCAAGCTGCTCGCCTCCGaggaccatcgccgccgcctccaggaCCACGTCTTCGCCCTCGAGGAGGACCTCCGCGCAGCCGCACGCCGCATCGAACAGCTCAAG GCGGAGTCCGCCATGAACGCCGCGGGCCTGCGCCGCTGCATCGAGGAGAAGGAGACCATGGTCTCCGCCTACAACGACCTCTCCTCCCACTCCGCCAAGCTTGAGCGGGAGTGCACCCTCTACGAGCGGGACCTCGAACGCGCCATGGAGTCCTGCGACGACCTCGCTAAGGAGAACGACGAAATGCGCGCACGCCTCAATGACCACACCACC CTTTCTGCATTGACCACTCAAGTTGAAGCTCTGCACAAGGACAAGGAAAACCTAAGGATCAATCTTAATAAAGCAGAGGAGGAG GTCAAGCTGCTATTCGAGGAAAACAAGATTCTTGACGAAGAGAACAAAAAACTGTTGGCTCTGTTGGAGAAAGAGCGACAGCACCGGTCTGAGAGAAAGCATTCCTCCAGTGCGTCCACCACCAAG CACAAGCGCAAATCATCAAGTTTGAAGGATACGAGCCCAGTGGGTCGGACCATCGATTTCAATGGTGCAGATTCATCATCGAGGCACCCGCTTTCACCATTGCCACCAAACTCCCCAGACTACAGGGCGCACAAGAAATGA
- the LOC127763134 gene encoding sucrose synthase 6: MAVGLRRSDSIADMMPEALRQSRYQMKRCFQRYVSQGKRLMKRQQLLDELDKSVDDKADKDQLLQGFLGYVISSTQEAAVLPPFVAFAVRMNPGIWEFVKVHSANLSVEQMTPSDYLKNKEALVDDKWGAYDDDSQLEVDFGALDLSTPHLTLPSSIGKGAHLVSRFMSSKLTDNKKPLLDYLLALSHRGDKLMINDTLDTVDKLQTALLLAEVYVAGLHPDTHYSEFEQKFQEWGLEKGWGDTAETCKETLSSLSEVLQAPDPINMEKFFSTVPCVFTVVIFSIHGYFGQEKVLGMPDTGGQVVYILDQVRALEDELLQRIKQQGLNATPKILVLTRLIPEAKGTKCNVELEPIENTKHSNILRVPFKTEDGKVLPQWVSRFDIYPYLERYAQDSSVKILEILEGKPDLVIGNYTDGNLVASLLTSKLGVTQGTIAHALEKTKYEDSDIKWRELDHKYHFSCQFTADMIAMNTSDFIIASTYQEIAGSKEKPGQYESHYAFTMPGLCRYATGINVFDPKFNIAAPGADQSVYFPFTQKQKRLTDLHPQIEELLYSKEDNNEHIGHLADTSKPIIFSMARLDKIKNITGLVEWYGQNKRLRDLVNLVIVGGLLDPSQSKDREEIEEINKMHSLINKYQLVGQIRWIKGQTDRVRNGELYRCIADTKGAFVQPALYEAFGLTVIEAMNCGLPTFATNQGGPAEIIVDEVSGFHINPLNGKEASEKIADFFQKCKEDLIYWSKMSTAGLQRIYECYTWQIYATKVLNMASIYGFWRTLDKEERQAKQHYLHMFYNLQFRKLAKNVPTLGEQPAQPTESAEPNRIIPRPKERRTQIRIQRIATNLLGPLLPASNFSTDGA; the protein is encoded by the exons ATGGCCGTCGGGTTGAGGAGATCGGACAGCATTGCCGACATGATGCCGGAGGCACTGCGGCAGAGCCGGTACCAGATGAAGAGGTGCTTCCAGAGGTACGTGTCCCAGGGTAAGAGGCTCATGAAGAGGCAGCAGCTCTTGGACGAGCTCGACAAATCCGTCGATGATAAGGCCGACAAGGACCAGCTCCTCCAGGGCTTCCTTGGCTACGTCATATCCTCCACACAG GAGGCTGCAGTGCTCCCCCCATTCGTCGCATTCGCTGTCAGGATGAACCCTGGCATCTGGGAGTTCGTCAAGGTCCATTCCGCAAATCTGTCCGTCGAGCAGATGACACCGTCGGACTACCTCAAGAACAAAGAGGCCCTGGTTGATGACAAATG GGGGGCTTACGATGACGACTCCCAGCTGGAAGTCGATTTTGGCGCCCTGGACCTGTCGACGCCTCACCTCACGCTGCCCTCCTCCATCGGCAAAGGCGCGCACTTGGTCTCCAGATTCATGTCTTCCAAGCTGACCGACAACAAGAAGCCATTGCTGGACTACCTGCTGGCGCTCAGCCACCGCGGCGACAAGCTGATGATCAACGACACCCTTGACACCGTCGACAAGCTTCAGACAGCACTGCTTCTCGCCGAGGTTTACGTCGCCGGCCTGCATCCCGACACACACTACTCCGAATTTGAGCAGAA GTTTCAGGAGTGGGGACTGGAGAAAGGCTGGGGTGACACTGCTGAAACATGCAAAGAAACACTAAGCAGTCTCTCGGAGGTGCTccaagcaccggatcccatcaacATGGAAAAGTTCTTCAGTACGGTGCCCTGCGTGTTCACCGTTGTCATCTTCTCCATCCATGGTTACTTTGGCCAGGAGAAGGTCCTCGGTATGCCAGACACCGGTGGTCAGGTTGTCTACATCCTGGACCAAGTTAGAGCTCTGGAAGACGAACTGCTGCAAAGAATCAAGCAGCAGGGCCTGAATGCCACACCTAAGATTCTCGTG CTAACAAGGCTCATACCAGAAGCAAAGGGCACCAAATGCAATGTAGAGTTGGAACCGATTGAAAACACAAAGCACTCCAACATCCTCCGTGTGCCATTCAAGACTGAGGATGGCAAAGTTCTTCCACAGTGGGTCTCCCGGTTTGACATCTATCCTTACCTGGAGAGATATGCCCAG GATTCTTCAGTCAAGATTCTCGAAATATTGGAGGGGAAACCAGACTTGGTCATTGGCAATTACACCGACGGTAATCTAGTAGCATCCCTCCTGACAAGCAAACTAGGAGTCACTCAG GGAACAATAGCGCATGCTCTAGAGAAGACGAAGTACGAGGATTCAGACATCAAGTGGAGAGAATTGGACCACAAGTACCATTTCTCATGCCAGTTTACTGCTGATATGATTGCCATGAACACTAGTGACTTCATCATCGCTAGTACCTACCAAGAAATAGCTGGAAG CAAAGAGAAGCCTGGCCAGTATGAGAGTCACTATGCATTCACTATGCCAGGGCTCTGCCGCTATGCCACAGGCATCAACGTATTTGATCCCAAGTTCAACATTGCTGCACCAGGTGCAGATCAATCTGTTTACTTTCCCTTTACACAAAAGCAGAAGCGCCTGACTGACTTACACCCCCAAATTGAGGAGTTGCTCTATAGCAAAGAGGACAATAATGAGCATAT AGGGCACCTAGCAGACACGAGCAAGCCAATCATCTTTTCAATGGCAAGACTTGACAAGATAAAGAACATCACAGGGCTGGTCGAATGGTATGGTCAGAACAAGAGGCTCAGGGACCTTGTGAACCTTGTCATTGTTGGGGGCCTCCTGGACCCTTCACAGTCAAAGGACCGTGAGGAGATAGAGGAGATAAACAAGATGCACAGCCTGATAAACAAGTACCAGCTCGTGGGACAGATCCGTTGGATAAAAGGACAGACTGACCGAGTGCGCAATGGGGAACTTTACCGTTGCATCGCTGACACCAAGGGAGCCTTTGTTCAG CCTGCACTTTATGAAGCATTCGGACTAACAGTCATCGAGGCAATGAACTGTGGGCTGCCCACCTTTGCAACAAATCAAGGAGGACCTGCAGAGATCATTGTCGATGAGGTTTCGGGTTTCCATATCAACCCGCTcaatggcaaggaggcaagcgaGAAGATTGCTGACTTCTTTCAGAAATGCAAGGAAGACCTCATCTACTGGAGCAAGATGTCCACCGCTGGACTCCAACGCATCTATGAGTG TTACACGTGGCAGATCTATGCAACCAAAGTTCTGAACATGGCATCAATATATGGCTTCTGGAGGACTCTAGACAAGGAAGAAAGACAAGCTAAACAGCACTACCTACACATGTTCTATAATCTTCAGTTTAGGAAGTTG GCAAAGAATGTGCCAACACTGGGCGAACAACCAGCACAACCTACAGAGAGCGCAGAGCCTAATAGGATCATACCAAGACCCAAAGAAAG AAGGACGCAAATAAGGATCCAGAG GATTGCAACCAACTTACTTGGACCACTGCTCCCAGCCTCCAATTTCTCAACAGATGGAGCTTGA